In a genomic window of Primulina huaijiensis isolate GDHJ02 chromosome 10, ASM1229523v2, whole genome shotgun sequence:
- the LOC140986534 gene encoding uncharacterized protein, whose protein sequence is MTYGRPFDHMVDHTNKVYLPRKVGGDAIFRCKLTIQSRYKEVSEKIHRYLNNGERTHFFEQSAFGNLDDLWMVVRKRPVRFSLLKYCLITGLDCAIEPEDLSDRDVFGTTHFPGKYEIALSDLEGKIIVEEHNETGIDVEKIKMASLYFCCAVFGEATRKKTMKTDPKFLRLVDDLDRFNHYPWGRVAYRDAVRCLKKDLLGRYNYLTEAQGRKEVDGSFLVGGFIPPLQILAYECYPSVAQKVARRRDVEGLMLPRMFQWVTNTWSSNRAPTGADIAAAFGDSPINDCLGFLTPTHEELVSPYYTTGIFVDFAPNAVITRVLELWRQGETVICSEHPLESPSVQHTPSAHSSPVFSGNFYGDMSRSVQHTLSANAS, encoded by the exons ATGACCTATGGTCGACCATTTGACCACATGGTCGACCATACAAACAAG GTTTATTTGCCGAGGAAAGTTGGCGGAGATGCAATTTTTCGATGCAAATTGACAATTCAATCGAGATACAAAGAGGTTTCTGAGAAGATTCATCGCTATTTGAACAACGGCGAGAGAACCCATTTTTTCGAGCAGTCGGCTTTTGGTAATTTGGATGATTTGTGGATGGTGGTGCGTAAAAGGCCGGTTAGATTTTCTTtgttaaaatattgtttaataaCGGGTCTCGATTGCGCTATAGAGCCCGAAGATTTATCAGATAGAGATGTATTTGGCACCACACACTTTCCCGGTAAGTATGAGATTGCTTTGAGTGATTTGGAGGGAAAGATTATTGTCGAAGAGCATAATGAGACTGGTATAGATGTGGAGAAGATAAAGATGGCTAGTCTATACTTTTGTTGTGCCGTGTTTGGTGAGGCAACGAGGAAAAAGACGATGAAGACCGACCCTAAATTCTTGAGGCTTGTAGATGATTTGGATAGGTTCAACCATTATCCATGGGGTAGAGTAGCCTATCGGGATGCTGTTCGATGTTTGAAGAAGGACCTTTTAGGGCGATATAATTACCTCACCGAGGCACAAGGTCGGAAAGAAGTTGACGGCAGCTTCCTTGTCGGCGGTTTTATTCCACCTCTGCag ATCCTTGCTTATGAATGTTATCCGAGTGTGGCACAAAAGGTAGCAAGGAGAAGAGATGTGGAAGGTTTGATGTTGCCCAGGATGTTTCAGTGGGTGACTAACACATGGTCGTCAAACCGGGCCCCAACTGGCGCTGATATCGCTGCAGCCTTTGGTGATTCTCCTATAAAT GATTGTCTTGGATTTTTGACTCCTACTCATGAGGAGCTAGTTTCACCTTATTACACGACAGggatttttgttgattttgcacCTAATGCGGTCATCACTCGGGTGCTCGAGCTGTGGAGGCAAGGTGAAACAGTCATATGTAGCGAGCACCCTTTGGAGTCTCCCTCAGTCCAGCACACGCCTTCTGCACATTCAAGTCCTGTTTTTTCCGGCAACTTTTATGGTGATATGAGTAGATCAGTCCAGCACACGCTTTCTGCAAATGCATCTTAG
- the LOC140985654 gene encoding DNA-directed RNA polymerases II, IV and V subunit 8B-like has translation MAEIHFDETIEVLSIEDKQNKRVYRIVAKSENGEFYLELDVHSSLYSMLPGEKYRMVISNSLHLDGSDVSAYFPQGKQESLADEFEFVMHGVLFKVSEAKGCNTEVVVYISFGGLQLMLRGDLLKMHQFSNRKLFLLLRKM, from the exons ATGGCGGAAATTCACTTTGATGAGACTATCGAAGTTCTCAGTATCGAAGACAAACAAAACAAGAGAG TTTATCGGATTGTGGCAAAGAGCGAAAACGGGGAGTTTTATTTGGAACTAGACGTGCACTCGTCACTCTATTCCATGCTCCCTGGCGAGAAATATAGAATGGTGATATCTAACTCTCTACATTTGGATGGTTCGGATGTGTCTGCCTACTTTCCTCAG GGAAAGCAAGAATCTCTTGCTGATGAATTTGAGTTTGTGATGCACGGGGTGCTGTTCAAGGTTTCAGAAGCCAAAGGCTGCAATACTGAAGT GGTGGTATATATTTCATTTGGAGGACTCCAGTTGATGTTGAGAGGTGATCTGCTGAAGATGCATCAATTTAGCAACAGAAAGCTGTTTCTTCTCTTGAGGAAGATGTGA